A genomic region of Noviherbaspirillum sp. L7-7A contains the following coding sequences:
- a CDS encoding ABC transporter ATP-binding protein, whose amino-acid sequence MAAIQIDQVKKRYGTLQALGGVTFSIEEGEFFGLLGPNGAGKTTLISILAGLNRADSGSVKIMGHDVVRDYRQARRLLGVVPQELVFDPFFTVRETLRMQSGYFGLKKNDDWIDEIMHNLDLTNKADANMRALSGGMKRRVLVAQALVHKPPVIVLDEPTAGVDVELRQTLWKFVSRLNREGHTVVLTTHYLEEAQALCNRIAMLRGGKVVALDSTAALIRRISGSQLEVQLTGEFPGSLAPLLSHPAEPGSNKYVFRIADYADVEPILATLRQNGAQIEDMQLHQADLEDVFIEIMEGSK is encoded by the coding sequence ATGGCCGCCATTCAGATAGACCAGGTAAAGAAACGCTACGGCACGCTGCAAGCCCTGGGCGGCGTCACATTCTCCATCGAGGAAGGCGAGTTTTTCGGATTGCTGGGGCCCAACGGCGCCGGCAAGACCACGCTCATTTCCATCCTGGCCGGCCTGAACCGCGCCGATTCCGGCAGCGTGAAGATCATGGGCCACGACGTGGTCCGCGATTACCGCCAGGCGCGCCGGCTGCTCGGCGTGGTGCCGCAGGAACTGGTGTTCGATCCCTTTTTCACCGTGCGCGAAACCCTGCGCATGCAGTCCGGCTATTTCGGGCTGAAGAAGAACGATGACTGGATCGACGAGATCATGCACAACCTCGACCTGACCAACAAGGCCGATGCCAACATGCGCGCGCTGTCCGGCGGCATGAAGCGCCGGGTGCTGGTCGCGCAGGCGCTGGTGCACAAGCCGCCGGTCATCGTGCTCGACGAGCCGACCGCCGGCGTCGACGTCGAACTGCGCCAGACGCTATGGAAGTTCGTCTCGCGCCTGAACCGGGAAGGCCATACGGTGGTGCTGACGACGCACTACCTGGAAGAGGCGCAGGCGCTGTGCAACCGCATCGCGATGCTGCGCGGCGGCAAGGTGGTGGCGCTCGACTCCACCGCCGCGCTGATCCGCCGCATTTCCGGCTCGCAGCTGGAAGTGCAGCTGACCGGCGAATTTCCCGGCTCGCTGGCGCCGCTGCTGTCCCATCCGGCCGAGCCGGGCAGCAACAAGTATGTATTCCGCATCGCCGACTATGCCGATGTCGAGCCGATACTCGCCACGCTGCGCCAGAACGGCGCGCAGATCGAGGACATGCAGCTGCATCAGGCCGATCTGGAAGATGTGTTCATTGAAATCATGGAAGGCAGCAAATGA
- a CDS encoding ABC transporter permease yields the protein MTGFRTLFYKEVLRFWKVATQTLTAPIVTAMLYLLIFGQVLEGRVEVYPGVTYTAFLVPGLVMMSVLQNAFANSSSSLIQSKITGNLVFILLPPLSHWEMFGAYVLAAMVRGLAVGLGVFVITAWFAHLSFVAPLWIFAFALLGSAILGTMGLIAGIWAEKFDQLAAFQNFLIMPATFLAGVFYSIHSLPSFWLAVSHANPFFYMIDGFRYGFFGHSDVAPGISFAIVTTFFVVLAGVAITMLKSGYKLRH from the coding sequence ATGACGGGCTTTCGCACGCTGTTCTACAAGGAAGTCTTGCGCTTCTGGAAGGTCGCCACGCAAACCCTGACCGCGCCCATCGTCACCGCCATGCTCTACCTGCTGATCTTCGGCCAGGTGCTGGAAGGCCGGGTCGAGGTCTATCCGGGCGTGACCTATACCGCCTTCCTGGTGCCGGGCCTGGTGATGATGAGCGTGCTGCAGAATGCCTTCGCCAATTCCTCGTCGTCGCTGATCCAGTCCAAGATCACCGGCAACCTGGTGTTCATTCTGCTGCCGCCGCTGTCGCACTGGGAAATGTTCGGCGCCTATGTGCTGGCGGCCATGGTGCGCGGCCTGGCCGTTGGCCTAGGCGTGTTCGTCATCACCGCCTGGTTCGCCCACCTGTCCTTCGTGGCGCCGCTGTGGATCTTCGCCTTTGCGCTGCTGGGCTCGGCGATCCTGGGCACCATGGGCCTGATCGCGGGCATCTGGGCCGAGAAATTCGACCAGCTGGCCGCCTTCCAGAATTTCCTGATCATGCCGGCAACCTTCCTGGCCGGCGTGTTCTATTCGATACACTCGCTGCCGTCTTTCTGGCTGGCGGTGTCGCATGCCAATCCGTTTTTTTATATGATTGACGGCTTTCGCTACGGTTTCTTCGGCCATTCCGACGTGGCGCCCGGCATCAGCTTTGCGATCGTGACCACCTTTTTCGTGGTGCTCGCCGGCGTTGCCATCACCATGCTCAAGAGCGGCTACAAGCTGCGCCATTGA
- a CDS encoding BolA family protein codes for MLPTPELVKSYIAAGLDCTHLEVEGDGQHFTAVIVSPAFAGKRLIQRHQLVYAALGDRMREEIHALSMKTLTPDEFQT; via the coding sequence ATGTTGCCCACCCCTGAGCTCGTGAAGAGCTATATCGCCGCCGGCCTGGACTGCACCCACCTGGAGGTCGAAGGCGACGGCCAGCATTTCACCGCCGTCATCGTCTCGCCGGCCTTTGCCGGCAAGCGCCTGATCCAGCGCCACCAGCTGGTCTATGCGGCCCTGGGCGACCGCATGCGCGAGGAAATCCACGCCTTATCGATGAAGACGCTGACCCCTGACGAATTTCAAACGTAA
- the murA gene encoding UDP-N-acetylglucosamine 1-carboxyvinyltransferase yields the protein MQKLLITGGKRLAGDIAISGAKNAALPILCAGLLTADTVQLSNVPRLQDVATMLKLLRQMGLRAEEEGDRIALNGGRIDKLEAPYEMVKTMRAAILVLGPLVARFGEARVSLPGGCAIGSRPVDQHIKGLRAMGAEIQIEAGYIHARAKKLRGARIVTDMITVTGTENLLMAATLADGETVLENAAREPEVTDLANLLVAMGAQISGIGTDRLVIQGVPSLHGASHAVIPDRVETATFLCAVAAAGGDVTLTNVRTDILDVALDKLREAGVVLTTGPDWIRAQMAARPRAVSFRTTEYPGFPTDMQAQFMALNCIAEGNSRVTETIFENRFMHVQEMNRLGACIGIEGHTAIIEGVPQLVGAPVMATDLRASASLVIAGLAARGETLVDRIYHLDRGYDRMEVKLCAVGADIQRVNG from the coding sequence ATGCAAAAACTGTTAATCACGGGCGGCAAGCGCCTGGCTGGCGATATCGCCATTTCCGGCGCCAAGAATGCGGCGCTGCCCATCCTGTGCGCCGGCCTGCTGACGGCCGACACCGTGCAGCTGTCCAACGTGCCGCGCCTGCAGGACGTGGCCACCATGCTGAAACTGCTGCGCCAGATGGGCCTGCGCGCCGAGGAAGAGGGCGATCGCATTGCTCTGAACGGCGGCCGCATCGACAAGCTGGAAGCGCCCTATGAAATGGTGAAAACCATGCGCGCCGCCATCCTGGTGCTGGGACCGCTGGTGGCGCGCTTCGGCGAAGCCCGCGTCTCGCTGCCGGGCGGCTGCGCCATCGGCTCGCGTCCGGTCGACCAGCACATCAAGGGCCTGCGCGCCATGGGCGCCGAGATCCAGATCGAGGCCGGCTATATCCATGCCCGCGCCAAGAAGCTCAGAGGCGCGCGCATCGTCACTGACATGATCACCGTCACCGGCACCGAGAACCTGCTGATGGCCGCCACCCTGGCCGATGGCGAGACCGTACTGGAAAACGCCGCGCGCGAGCCGGAAGTGACGGATCTCGCCAACCTGCTGGTGGCCATGGGCGCGCAGATTTCCGGCATCGGCACCGACCGGCTGGTGATCCAGGGCGTGCCCAGCCTGCATGGCGCCTCGCATGCGGTGATCCCCGACCGGGTCGAGACCGCCACCTTCCTGTGCGCGGTGGCTGCCGCCGGCGGCGATGTGACGCTGACCAACGTGCGCACCGACATCCTCGATGTCGCGCTCGACAAGCTGCGCGAAGCCGGCGTGGTGCTGACCACCGGCCCGGACTGGATCCGCGCCCAGATGGCGGCACGGCCCAGGGCAGTGAGCTTCCGCACCACCGAATACCCCGGTTTCCCGACCGACATGCAGGCCCAGTTCATGGCGCTGAACTGCATCGCCGAAGGCAACAGCCGCGTCACCGAAACCATCTTCGAGAACCGTTTCATGCATGTGCAGGAAATGAACCGCTTGGGCGCCTGCATCGGCATCGAGGGCCATACCGCGATCATCGAGGGCGTGCCGCAACTGGTCGGCGCGCCGGTGATGGCCACCGACCTGCGCGCCTCGGCCTCGCTGGTGATCGCCGGCCTGGCCGCCCGCGGCGAAACCCTGGTCGACCGCATCTATCACCTCGACCGCGGCTACGACCGCATGGAAGTCAAGCTGTGCGCCGTCGGCGCCGATATACAGAGGGTGAACGGATGA
- the hisG gene encoding ATP phosphoribosyltransferase, translated as MKRQLTLALSKGRIFEETLPLLQAAGITVTENPETSRKLILPTNDEALRVIIVRASDVPTYVQHGAADFGVAGKDVLLEHGGEGLYQPIDLNIARCRMSVAVSAGFDYASAVKQGARLRVATKYTETARQHFAAKGVHVDLIKLYGSMELAPLVGLSDAIVDLVSTGSTLKANHLVEVEHIMDISSRLVVNQAALKLKRERLQPIIDAFEQASKR; from the coding sequence ATGAAGCGCCAATTAACGCTGGCCCTGTCCAAGGGCCGCATCTTCGAGGAAACCCTGCCATTGCTGCAGGCGGCCGGCATCACGGTCACCGAAAACCCGGAAACCTCGCGCAAGCTGATCCTGCCGACCAACGACGAGGCGCTGCGGGTGATCATCGTGCGCGCTTCCGACGTGCCGACCTATGTGCAGCATGGCGCCGCCGACTTCGGCGTGGCCGGCAAGGACGTGCTGCTGGAGCATGGCGGCGAGGGCCTGTACCAGCCGATCGACCTCAACATCGCGCGCTGCCGGATGTCGGTGGCGGTGTCGGCCGGCTTCGACTATGCCAGCGCGGTGAAGCAGGGCGCGCGGCTGCGCGTGGCCACCAAGTACACCGAGACCGCGCGCCAGCATTTCGCCGCCAAGGGCGTGCATGTGGACCTGATCAAGCTGTACGGCTCGATGGAGCTGGCGCCGCTGGTCGGCCTGTCGGACGCCATCGTCGACCTGGTCAGCACCGGCAGCACCCTGAAGGCCAACCACCTGGTCGAAGTAGAGCACATCATGGATATTTCCTCGCGCCTGGTGGTGAACCAGGCCGCGCTGAAACTGAAGCGCGAGCGCCTCCAGCCCATCATCGACGCCTTCGAGCAGGCGTCGAAACGTTAA
- the hisD gene encoding histidinol dehydrogenase encodes MSAPIRTLDSTDADFNAQLRAVLAFEASEDDAIDRAAAGILADVKARGDAAVLEYTNRFDQLEAASMSALEIRQDELHAALAGLPEARREALQIAADRVRAYHERQKEECGSDGFLYTEDDGTVLGQKVTPLDRVGIYVPGGKAAYPSSVLMNAIPAHVAGVQDIIMVVPTPAGVKNELVLAAAAIAGVNRVFTIGGAQAVAALAYGTATIPQVDKIVGPGNAYVAAAKRRVFGTVGIDMIAGPSEILVLCDGSTDPDWVAMDLFSQAEHDELAQSILVCPDADYMARVQNSVDRLLEEMPRKDVIRTSLTNRGAMVKVRDMNEACEIANFIAPEHLEISAENPLAWSHRIRHAGAMFLGRFSSESIGDYCAGPNHVLPTSRTARFSSPLGVYDFQKRSSVIQVSEAGARTLGQVAAELAYGEGLQAHARSAEYRYKK; translated from the coding sequence ATGTCCGCACCGATACGCACACTCGATTCGACCGACGCCGATTTCAATGCGCAGCTGCGCGCCGTGCTGGCCTTCGAGGCCAGCGAGGATGACGCGATCGACCGCGCCGCCGCCGGCATCCTGGCCGACGTGAAGGCCCGCGGCGACGCCGCCGTGCTGGAATACACCAACCGCTTCGACCAGCTGGAAGCGGCGTCGATGTCGGCGCTGGAAATCCGCCAGGACGAGCTGCATGCGGCGCTGGCCGGCCTGCCCGAGGCGCGCCGCGAGGCGCTGCAGATCGCGGCCGACCGGGTGCGCGCCTATCACGAGCGGCAGAAGGAGGAGTGCGGCTCCGACGGCTTCCTCTATACCGAGGACGACGGCACCGTATTGGGCCAGAAGGTAACGCCGCTGGACCGGGTCGGCATCTACGTGCCGGGCGGCAAGGCGGCCTATCCCTCGTCCGTCCTGATGAATGCGATTCCGGCCCATGTCGCCGGCGTGCAGGACATCATCATGGTGGTGCCCACGCCCGCCGGCGTGAAGAACGAGCTGGTGCTGGCCGCCGCGGCGATTGCCGGCGTCAACCGCGTCTTCACCATCGGCGGCGCGCAGGCGGTGGCCGCGCTGGCCTACGGCACGGCCACCATCCCGCAGGTCGACAAGATCGTCGGTCCCGGCAATGCCTATGTCGCCGCGGCCAAGCGCCGGGTGTTCGGCACCGTGGGCATCGACATGATCGCCGGTCCGTCCGAGATCCTGGTGCTGTGCGACGGCAGCACCGACCCGGACTGGGTCGCCATGGACCTGTTCTCCCAGGCCGAGCATGACGAGCTGGCGCAGTCCATCCTGGTCTGCCCGGACGCCGACTACATGGCGCGGGTGCAGAATAGCGTGGACCGGCTGCTGGAGGAAATGCCGCGCAAGGACGTGATCCGCACCTCGCTGACCAACCGCGGCGCGATGGTCAAGGTGCGCGACATGAACGAAGCCTGCGAGATCGCCAACTTCATCGCGCCCGAGCACCTGGAAATCTCGGCCGAGAATCCGCTGGCCTGGTCGCACCGCATCCGCCATGCAGGCGCGATGTTCCTCGGCCGCTTCTCGTCCGAGTCCATCGGCGACTACTGCGCCGGACCCAACCATGTGCTGCCGACCTCCCGCACCGCGCGCTTTTCGTCGCCGCTGGGCGTCTACGACTTCCAGAAGCGTTCGTCGGTGATCCAGGTCAGCGAAGCCGGCGCCCGCACCCTGGGCCAGGTCGCGGCCGAGCTGGCCTACGGCGAAGGCCTGCAGGCGCATGCCCGCTCCGCCGAATACCGCTACAAGAAATGA
- a CDS encoding site-specific DNA-methyltransferase: MDNDNWRNRVFCEDALAGIARLPDGAVDLIIADPPYNLGKDYGNDSDRMESAAYLEWTEAWVDAALPKLKAGGSLYVFLTWRYSPEVFVMLKQRMTMINEIVWDRRVPSMGGSTRRYSSVHDNIGFFANARDYYFDLDAVRIPYDAQTKKARSRSIFVGAKWLELGYNPKDVWSVSRLHREHRERADHPTQKPLEIIERMVKASCPPGGLVLDPFMGSGTTAVAARRCGRDFVGFELNADYCKLIDQRLAALEPAEQSAADNVSTPCP, encoded by the coding sequence TTGGACAACGATAACTGGCGCAACCGCGTTTTCTGCGAAGACGCGTTGGCCGGCATCGCGCGCCTGCCCGACGGCGCGGTGGACCTGATCATCGCCGATCCGCCGTACAACCTCGGCAAGGACTACGGCAACGACTCCGACCGCATGGAAAGCGCGGCCTACCTGGAATGGACCGAAGCCTGGGTCGACGCCGCCTTGCCCAAGCTGAAGGCCGGCGGCAGCCTGTATGTGTTCCTGACCTGGCGCTACTCGCCGGAAGTATTCGTGATGCTCAAGCAGCGCATGACCATGATCAACGAGATCGTCTGGGACCGCCGGGTGCCGTCCATGGGCGGCAGCACCCGCCGCTATTCCTCGGTGCATGACAACATCGGCTTCTTCGCCAATGCCCGCGACTATTACTTCGACCTCGACGCGGTGCGCATTCCCTATGACGCCCAGACCAAGAAGGCGCGCTCGCGCTCCATCTTCGTCGGCGCGAAGTGGCTGGAGCTGGGCTACAACCCCAAGGACGTGTGGAGCGTGTCGCGCCTGCACCGCGAGCACCGGGAAAGGGCCGACCACCCGACCCAGAAGCCGCTGGAAATCATCGAGCGCATGGTCAAGGCGTCCTGCCCGCCCGGCGGCCTGGTGCTGGACCCGTTCATGGGCAGCGGCACCACCGCCGTGGCGGCGCGCCGCTGCGGCCGCGACTTCGTCGGCTTTGAACTCAACGCCGATTACTGCAAACTGATAGACCAAAGGCTGGCGGCGCTGGAACCCGCCGAACAATCCGCCGCCGACAACGTGAGCACGCCATGTCCCTGA
- the hisC gene encoding histidinol-phosphate transaminase — MSLIENLIRPDVLALSAYHVQDAAGCVKLDAMENPYQLPGPLRAELGRRLSEVALNRYPTPSYTELKAGIRGKLGVPAGYDVVLGNGSDELISMVSVACAKPGAKVLAPLPAFVMYAMSAQFAGLQFIGVDLRPDFSLDRDAMLAAIAAHRPAVTYLAYPNNPTGNLFDEAAMVDILRAVGDSGIVIVDEAYQPFAQASFMPRLAEFDNLVVMRTVSKLGLAGIRLGYMSASSALLEQFEKVRPPYNINVLTQATAEFVLEHSDVLDAQAASLRDERSRVAAELAALPGVEVFPSAANFLLMRVTRPGLDSAPVHARLLEQKVLVKNVGKMHALLHNCLRVTVSTPEENTLFLNALKTALAL, encoded by the coding sequence ATGTCCCTGATCGAAAACCTTATCCGTCCCGACGTCCTTGCCCTGTCGGCCTACCATGTGCAGGACGCGGCCGGCTGCGTCAAGCTCGACGCGATGGAAAACCCCTACCAGCTGCCCGGGCCGCTGCGCGCCGAGCTCGGCCGCCGGCTGTCCGAAGTGGCGCTGAACCGCTATCCGACGCCAAGCTATACCGAACTGAAGGCCGGCATCCGCGGCAAGCTCGGCGTGCCGGCCGGCTATGACGTGGTGCTGGGCAATGGCTCCGACGAGCTGATCTCGATGGTGTCGGTGGCGTGCGCCAAGCCCGGCGCCAAGGTGCTGGCGCCGCTGCCCGCCTTCGTGATGTATGCGATGTCGGCCCAGTTCGCCGGCCTGCAGTTCATCGGCGTCGATCTCAGGCCCGATTTCAGCCTCGACCGCGACGCCATGCTGGCCGCCATCGCCGCGCACCGGCCGGCGGTGACCTACCTGGCCTACCCGAACAACCCGACCGGCAACCTGTTCGACGAGGCCGCCATGGTCGACATCCTGCGCGCGGTCGGCGACAGCGGCATCGTGATCGTCGACGAGGCCTACCAGCCCTTCGCCCAGGCCAGCTTCATGCCGCGCCTGGCCGAATTCGATAACCTGGTGGTAATGCGCACCGTCTCCAAGCTGGGCCTGGCCGGCATCCGGCTCGGCTACATGTCGGCAAGCAGCGCGCTGCTGGAGCAGTTCGAGAAGGTGCGCCCGCCGTACAACATCAATGTGCTGACCCAGGCCACCGCCGAATTCGTGCTCGAGCACAGCGATGTGCTGGATGCCCAGGCGGCTTCCCTGCGCGACGAACGCAGCCGGGTGGCCGCCGAACTGGCCGCGCTGCCGGGCGTCGAGGTGTTTCCGTCGGCCGCCAATTTCCTGCTGATGCGCGTCACCCGGCCCGGCCTGGATTCCGCGCCGGTGCATGCGCGCCTGCTGGAACAGAAGGTGCTGGTCAAAAATGTCGGTAAAATGCACGCTTTGCTGCATAATTGCCTGCGCGTGACGGTCAGCACCCCGGAAGAAAACACCCTGTTCCTGAATGCCCTGAAGACCGCGCTCGCTCTCTAA
- the hisB gene encoding imidazoleglycerol-phosphate dehydratase HisB, with the protein MSTPRIAEVVRNTNETQIRIAINLDGSGKQNLNTGVPFLDHMLDQIARHGLIDLDVEARGDLHIDAHHTVEDVGITLGQAVAKAVGDKKGLRRYGHAYVPLDEALSRVVVDFSGRPGLEFHVPFTRSMIGGFDVDLTREFFQGFVNHALVTLHIDNLRGANAHHQCETVFKAFGRALRMASELDARAAGTIPSTKGSL; encoded by the coding sequence ATGTCTACGCCACGCATTGCGGAAGTCGTCCGCAACACCAACGAAACCCAGATCCGCATCGCCATCAACCTTGACGGCAGCGGCAAGCAGAATCTCAACACCGGCGTGCCTTTCCTGGACCACATGCTGGACCAGATCGCCCGCCATGGCCTGATCGACCTCGACGTCGAGGCCAGGGGAGACCTGCATATCGATGCGCACCATACGGTGGAAGACGTGGGCATCACGCTGGGCCAGGCGGTGGCCAAGGCGGTTGGCGACAAGAAGGGCCTGCGCCGCTACGGCCACGCCTATGTGCCGCTGGATGAAGCGCTGTCGCGGGTGGTGGTCGACTTCTCCGGCCGTCCCGGCCTGGAATTCCATGTGCCGTTCACCCGCTCCATGATCGGCGGCTTCGATGTCGACCTGACCCGTGAGTTCTTCCAGGGCTTCGTCAACCATGCGCTGGTCACCCTGCACATCGACAATCTGCGTGGCGCCAACGCCCACCATCAGTGCGAAACCGTTTTCAAGGCATTCGGCCGCGCGCTGCGCATGGCCAGCGAACTCGATGCCCGCGCCGCCGGCACCATTCCGTCGACCAAGGGCAGCCTGTAA
- the hisH gene encoding imidazole glycerol phosphate synthase subunit HisH, whose translation MNKIVVVDYGMGNLRSVAQALRHVAPEADVRISGEVADISAADRVVLPGQGAMPDCMRSLRASGLEEAVKAASQTKPLFGVCVGEQMLFDWSEEGDTPCLGLLPGKVVRFNLEGRLQDDGSRFKVPQMGWNRVRQTAPHPMWEGVADNDYFYFVHSYHAAPANPAHVLGETDYGAAFACAVGRDYIFATQFHPEKSAAAGLQLYRNFANWKP comes from the coding sequence ATGAACAAGATCGTGGTAGTGGATTACGGCATGGGCAACCTGCGCTCGGTGGCGCAGGCGCTGCGCCATGTCGCGCCGGAAGCCGATGTGCGCATCTCCGGCGAAGTCGCCGACATCAGCGCCGCCGACCGGGTGGTGCTGCCGGGCCAGGGCGCGATGCCGGACTGCATGCGCAGCCTGCGCGCCTCCGGCCTGGAAGAGGCGGTGAAGGCCGCCTCGCAGACCAAGCCGCTGTTTGGCGTCTGCGTCGGCGAACAGATGCTGTTCGACTGGAGCGAGGAGGGCGACACGCCCTGCCTCGGCCTGTTGCCGGGCAAAGTGGTGCGCTTCAATCTCGAAGGCCGGCTGCAGGACGACGGCTCGCGCTTCAAGGTGCCGCAGATGGGCTGGAACCGGGTGCGCCAGACCGCCCCGCATCCCATGTGGGAGGGCGTGGCCGACAATGATTATTTCTATTTCGTCCACAGCTACCATGCCGCGCCCGCCAATCCGGCGCATGTGCTGGGCGAGACCGATTACGGCGCCGCGTTTGCATGCGCGGTCGGACGCGACTATATTTTCGCTACCCAGTTCCACCCGGAGAAAAGCGCTGCCGCCGGCCTGCAGCTCTACAGAAACTTTGCCAACTGGAAGCCCTGA